Proteins from a single region of Catenulispora acidiphila DSM 44928:
- a CDS encoding winged helix-turn-helix transcriptional regulator, which produces MLGKTYDSQVCSIARALEVVGERWSLLIVRDALFGGATRYSDFQRSLGIATNVLKTRLDGLVETGVMRRHQYSQQREQYEYLLTDKGRALAHSLVALSEWGDQWATDGEPPILYVHSVCGTGVTQKTVCAHCGVVEDPAEIRAEIGPGMPADRIPA; this is translated from the coding sequence ATGCTGGGGAAGACGTACGACTCGCAGGTGTGCTCGATCGCGAGGGCGCTGGAGGTGGTCGGCGAGCGCTGGAGCCTGCTGATCGTGCGGGACGCGCTGTTCGGCGGCGCGACACGGTACAGCGACTTCCAGCGGAGCCTGGGGATCGCGACCAACGTGCTCAAGACCCGCCTCGACGGCTTGGTCGAGACGGGTGTCATGCGGCGGCATCAGTACTCGCAGCAGCGGGAGCAGTACGAGTACCTGCTGACCGACAAGGGGCGGGCGCTGGCGCACTCGCTGGTCGCGCTCTCGGAGTGGGGCGACCAGTGGGCGACGGATGGGGAGCCGCCGATTCTTTACGTGCACTCGGTGTGCGGGACCGGGGTCACGCAGAAGACGGTGTGCGCGCACTGCGGAGTCGTGGAGGATCCGGCGGAGATCCGGGCCGAGATCGGGCCGGGGATGCCGGCGGATCGGATTCCGGCTTAG
- a CDS encoding TIGR03621 family F420-dependent LLM class oxidoreductase: protein MHPRTFRFAVVAALAPTAQAWQELARRAEELGYDTLLAPDTMTTLEPFTALAAAATATERLRVGTFVLPAPFYPPSEIAWRALALDLLSGGRFDLGLGAGRPGAEDEVVHRERRFGTPAERVKQLSDALHIVKEELAAAAAGRSPLKPVQKPHPPILVAAAGPKMFQLAAAEADILTLGLDPRTTEDGLAAKIAELRAIAGSRVDDLELSYNLAGVGTELPGFLSQQMGVDPAELIRTGAPAVLTGTPQEMADKLRRRRDTLGISYIAVNGMFLEQLAPVVEMLAGK from the coding sequence ATGCACCCCCGCACCTTCCGCTTCGCCGTCGTCGCGGCCCTCGCCCCGACCGCCCAGGCCTGGCAGGAGCTGGCCCGGCGGGCTGAGGAACTCGGCTACGACACGCTGCTGGCCCCGGACACCATGACCACCCTGGAGCCGTTCACGGCCCTGGCCGCCGCCGCGACCGCCACCGAGCGGCTGCGCGTGGGCACCTTCGTCCTGCCGGCGCCGTTCTACCCGCCCTCGGAGATCGCCTGGCGCGCGCTGGCGCTGGACCTGCTCTCCGGCGGACGCTTCGACCTGGGCCTGGGCGCCGGCCGCCCCGGAGCCGAGGACGAGGTCGTGCACCGCGAGCGGCGCTTCGGCACGCCGGCCGAGCGCGTGAAACAGCTCTCTGACGCCCTGCACATCGTCAAGGAGGAGCTCGCCGCCGCGGCGGCCGGCCGCTCCCCGCTCAAGCCGGTCCAGAAGCCGCACCCGCCGATCCTGGTCGCTGCCGCCGGACCCAAGATGTTCCAGCTCGCCGCCGCCGAAGCCGACATCCTGACCCTCGGGCTGGACCCGCGCACCACCGAGGACGGCCTCGCGGCGAAGATCGCCGAGCTGCGCGCCATCGCGGGCTCCCGCGTCGACGACCTCGAACTCAGCTACAACCTGGCCGGTGTCGGCACCGAGCTGCCGGGCTTCCTGAGCCAGCAGATGGGCGTCGATCCCGCCGAACTCATCCGCACCGGCGCTCCGGCCGTCCTCACCGGCACGCCGCAGGAGATGGCCGACAAGCTGCGCCGCCGCCGCGACACCCTCGGGATCTCCTACATCGCCGTGAACGGAATGTTCTTGGAGCAGCTGGCGCCGGTGGTCGAGATGCTGGCTGGAAAATGA
- a CDS encoding SRPBCC family protein: MMQATAEQQQRPYTTGFTVARTPRAAYDAVLDVRGWWSAAVEGVTDQVGGVFDYRFQDVHRCKVRVAELVPEQKVVWHVEENYFNFIADQTEWTGTDIVFEISPAPDGGAEIRFTHIGLLPQDECYDVCSNAWGGYIAGSLRALIETGQGHPNPKHDGDAPSHQDAASAIRAERRP; encoded by the coding sequence ATGATGCAAGCCACAGCCGAACAGCAGCAGCGCCCCTACACCACCGGCTTCACCGTCGCCCGGACCCCGCGCGCGGCGTACGACGCCGTCCTCGACGTCCGCGGCTGGTGGTCCGCGGCCGTCGAGGGAGTTACCGACCAGGTCGGCGGCGTCTTCGACTACCGGTTCCAGGACGTCCACCGCTGCAAGGTCCGGGTCGCGGAGCTCGTCCCGGAGCAGAAGGTGGTCTGGCACGTCGAGGAGAACTACTTCAACTTCATCGCGGACCAGACCGAATGGACGGGCACTGACATCGTCTTCGAGATCTCGCCGGCGCCGGACGGCGGCGCCGAGATCCGCTTCACCCACATCGGATTGCTCCCGCAGGACGAGTGCTACGACGTCTGCTCCAACGCCTGGGGCGGCTACATCGCCGGCAGCCTGCGCGCCCTGATCGAGACCGGCCAGGGCCACCCCAACCCGAAGCACGACGGAGACGCCCCGTCCCACCAGGACGCTGCTTCCGCCATCCGGGCCGAGCGCCGGCCCTAA